A genomic stretch from Mauremys mutica isolate MM-2020 ecotype Southern chromosome 18, ASM2049712v1, whole genome shotgun sequence includes:
- the POLE3 gene encoding DNA polymerase epsilon subunit 3, with protein MAERPEDLNLPNAVITRIIKEALPDGVNISKEARSAISRAASVFVLYATSCANNFAVKGKRKTLNAGDVLSAMEEMEFQRFIAPLKESLEVYRREQKGKKEARKDKDKKADSEEQDKSREEENDDDDERMEEEEQNDDEEVDN; from the exons ATGGCGGAAAGACCAGAGGACTTGAACTTGCCCAATGCTGTCATCACTCGGATAATTAAAGAAGCA CTTCCTGATGGAGTAAACATTTCCAAAGAAGCTCGGAGTGCAATATCTCGAGCTGCAAGTGTGTTTGTGTTGTATGCAACATCATG TGCAAATAACTTTGCAGTGAAAGGGAAGAGGAAAACACTGAATGCTGGAGATGTCCTCTCAGCCATGGAGGAAATGGAGTTCCAGAGATTCATAGCCCCTTTAAAGGAATCATTGGAAG TTTACAGGCGTGAGCAAAAAGGCAAGAAAGAAGCAAGGAAAGACAAAGACAAGAAGGCAGACTCTGAAGAACAAGACaagagcagggaggaggagaatgatgatgatgatgaacggatggaggaggaggaacaaaATGATGATGAAGAGGTGGATAACTGA